The genomic region ttttttttaccttgccCCAGATTTAGCTTGATTAGCATCCTTGCTTGTTCTCAGGCACTGCAGCAGAAATCTGTCTAGCTGTGTTTTTTGCAACTGTGCCTGGGGCTGTTGGGAAGCACTCTGTCCTGACCcgatgccccatccctgctggggggAGAAGCCCGCAAGCTCAAGGAATAGAGAAGTGGCATGTCCCCTGTCTTGTCTTCAGGGGCATCTTGTTCCCTTCCCAAacatctctgcagaaaaaaatctctggggAGGACAGAGGATCTGCTCAAGCCCTGCGGGGCTGATGGGATCTGGGGCTATTcccaagagagacagggatggCAGCACCAGCTTTCCTTAAGCTGTGTGTCAGGAAACCGAAGCCCTCTAGACCCAACCTTAGGGAGGTGCTCTGGGAGTATCGTTTGGGGCCAGTACTGCCTGGCAAATTTCTCTACAGTTTTTATACCGGTTTTTTATAGGAGTGTTTGTGGCTTTACAAAAAACATAGGGAACAATGCAGCagatttcccttcctcttcacTTCACGCATCTCCTTCCTGTGATCAGAGCTGCCTCCAGTTTTTGGCTGGTGGTTGAGTTTGTGGCAGCCTACAGCAAGCAGAGCTTCCTAAGAGGCCAGGGAGTCCCTGGTCTTCTGGCACCGGATGGCAGCAGAGGTGGATGTGCAGTGGCCTGCACTAGGCATGAAGGGTAAATGCTGCTCTGGTGCCTTTTTGTTGATGAAGAAGcaatttttagaaatgtttttttattttacttgattCCTAGTCCCAGAACTTGCCTTCGGGTGATTCTTCTTCCCTTTGACTGgtcagcagctcctgagcttcTGCAGGGACTCTGAAGCACTGGCTCAGGGTGCAAGTCTCCCAGCTCTGTTGCTATCACTTTTCCAGAGTAGTTTGACTTGGCAGGTGTTGAATCACCTGTGACTTTCCAAGAGGGGGAGGCAGATCGGGGACAGGGAGGGAACTGTTTGCCCtccttctttctgcctttcctgttgCATCTCTCCAAAGAATGCAAAGCAGTTGCCCTCGGACGTGGGCAAATGTGGAAACCAGCCATTGACAGGCAGGCATTGCTGTTTCTCCCTGCACGTAGCTGACATGTGCTCTGTGTTGGCAGGTTGAAGCACTCAAATAGAGGCAGCAGCCCaatcctgtcctgtccctgtcacccccaTACAGTCTGATTCCTCCTGTAAAATCCGAACTGGGGATATTTTGCATGAAGCTTCTGCATGTATCCAGCTTTTGCAGAGGGCATGAGAGCTTTTGAGCTCCTTCTAAAATGAGGGGGAGAAGATGAGGTCCTGTTGTCTCACTTTGCACGAGGTCTTTTGGCTTCTGGTAGGAGGATTTTCATATTCTGTGGGAGCTGAACATAAGTAATGCTAGTCCTAGGGTTGCCTGGCTTCAAAAGATGGAAACTGGGACTAGGAGAATCCTATTTCCCAGTGAAGCCTGTTCCCAGTCACCTGATGCCATAGCTGTGAACAACAACGTGGGGACCAGAAGACACTTCCATCCCTCTCCTACTTTATTTTGGGAATAGCTGGTGGACCTACAGCCCTGATGGCCAGCAGCCAGTGCAGTTAGAGGGGAGCTCATTCTTTGAGGGGAGGAGGTTGCTTTTGCATGTCTTTGATCAGTGCAGAGGATACTCTACTCTGATTTGGatggcagcagccactgctgtaCCCTACATGTGCAAAGCAGCTCTTGTGTTTGCGTGGGTTTTGATTGCCCATCCCAAGTTTCCTGGTTTATCAGCAATCCTATTTTGGGAAGGTGGATCACATCCTCCTACTTTTCCCTCTAAGTGGCTCTCACACAATCTTCCTgatcatggtttttttttctaaaatacaggAACTCTGTGTGACAACCTCTCAGTTATTTCCTGTTTTCCCAGATCTCCATGCAATGCATGGGAAGTTTTGTGCTTTAGTAAAAGGGGAAGTGAGGCTTTGGGAAAACAAAGCTGCTGAGGCTTGGCTTTGCCACTTAATGTTGGACTGAGTCCTGGGGAATGGGCTGCAGGGAGtactggctgggctgggggcgAGAGGCTCCTGGTCTGGAACCCTGATATCTAAAGGCATGATCTACAGAGGGTCCTAGCACTGCTGAcacttctcttccctccagggTAAGGGACCTTCACCCTCTTTTTCTACACTGTTCATAAATTTGCTGCCTATCTGTCCCTACAActtttttatatgtgtgtgtatatactgtaacttttttttgttgttgctgttggtgGGTGGGAGGAAATTTGTTTTATGGATTATGTGAAGAAAGTCTATTTATCCACATGGAGTCTGGAGTAGGGATGCTTTGTGAAACAAGGTGCAATTGGGGGTGGGGAGGTTCCCCAGGGAACTTATCTGCTGTCTGAAAACCCTGTTCTAGGGCTCATGAGCATCTGTTACCTAATAAAGGCAAATGttgccaccacctcctgcctgccctcttAGCCCTCTTCATCcactcagcagctgctcttAAGCATCCTTCAGAGACATCCAGCCACATAAGTGCCTCAGGAACCTCTCAGTCCTTTGTCCTaataaactggaaaaatgaAGCTGTATGGCTTGTAATGAAAGATGGTCCCTTGGTGGAGCAAGTGTGTCTCCTTTGGAAACAACCCAAAGGCTGAGGGCTTGAGCAGGGCCAAGTAAGTTAGAGCTGGGCCAGAAGCCTGCAATTTTAGGAGTGTCTATATGGGAGGAAAGCTTTTACCTGACCTTGCTTGAAACAATGTCCTTTCGCTCCATCTCTTTGTTTCACTGCTCCCCCTGGTAAAACTCTTGTCAGAACCATTAAACTTCAGCCAGAGGtgatctgttttgttttcatgtagCTGCTCAAAGGGTTTTGCAGCTGCCCATGAAAGCTGTGTTCCTACCATGTCCCTTGTGGTGGTGGGGGCAGATTCCTTGGGCTGTGTGGAAGTGGGCTTTGCACTCTTCTGCCTGTAGGGAAGGGGATGGGGTTCTGGGAGCAGGACAAGGTCCTCCAAGCAAGCCATGCTGAGGCCATACAGtttaatgtattatttattgACAAGGTGAAGGCTGGGGTAGTGAGGAAGGGGAGGCAGTGCtctgccagcagtgctgggacagTGCTTTTAGTCCATGGCTCTTCCTCCACCTGCTCACAGTGGAGGTGCCTGGCCCCAGCAGGatgtgtccccctgtccctgggggctgTAATCCATCTGGCATCAGTTCGCCTCCCCTGAGGAGCACAGTGCTTCACCAACGTGCCCCTGGCTCAACCTCTTCACAGGGTGGGCTGAGAAGGGCTGAAGCTTGTTGCCCAGATCAGTGGGCCTGGTGCCTCTTTGATGGTGAAGCATGGCTGGCAGCTCCCATCTCCAGGAGATGAAGGATGGAGCATCAACTCCCATGGCCCGCCGGTGCAGGTCCTATGATGCTCCGGTGGGCCGGCCCAAGGGGAGGCTGTCAGAGGTGCTCAGGCAAGGGGACAACCCCCGTCCCCGATGGTGCCAGCAGTCAGACGGTGACCTCAGTCTTGCTGTTGGTGGCCAGGTGCCGGGAGGGCTGCCCGTACAGGGGGGGAGCAGTGCCGAAGGCCTCAGGTAGCCCCTCGGGGCGCAGACCTGGCCGCCGGGGGCCACGGGGgccacctccctcccagccccctgggAAGAGTGGGCCCCCTGGCAGCTTGGGGCCTTTGGCCTTGGGTAGGGAGCAGCCCTCTGCTAGTGCCGAGGTTTCAGTGGCTGGGAAGGGCAGGGTGCTGGCGGGGGACACATCCGGACCCCCGAACCGCCGATAGAAGTCCTCAGGGGTGTTCTCTGCAGGGATAGGGGCGCAGCGTCACCCCCTCTCCAACGGGATGGGGATccggggctgggggtggggtgctggggatgaCTGTGGGAGGGATCCTGGGTGCTGATTGGCTGGGGAATTGGGGAATCTTGGGCACAGATTGGATGGAGAGTGCCATAGGGTTTGGTACACTCCATCCTGTGGAGTGTGTCCATGGGGCATCCTGAGCCCTGCTTGGCTGGGGAGTGCTGTGGGCCCATGGGGATCCTGAGTTCTGATCGAGTGGGCAGCGCTACGGGTCTGTTTGGGATCCTAGATGCTGATTGGCTGGGGGGTGCAGTGGATCCAGTGGGATCCTGGGCACTGATTGGTTGGGCACAGAAGGTCTGTGGAATAGTGGGGGAGCAGCAGAACCCGTGGCCTGAGACCCTGGGGGACAGGGGTGCTCAGGGGTGCTCGTCCTGCCCATGCCCCTCTGCAagccccctcctgccctccccacgATCTGAGGGGCCCACGGGGCACGTCCCTTCACTTCGGCTGCCAACGGGTGGCAGTGTCACTCACCTCCAGCCTTGAGGGTGGCGTAGGTGGCGTAGGGGGTCGGCAGGGTCAGGCTGGTGGCCACTGGCGGGCGCTTGCTGTGGCTGTGGGGCCGCCCCAGCCCGGGGGCGATGGTCACCGCGTTGTTCAAGGGTGGTTTGTCTGGGGGGGCAGAGGCAGGCAGGcggggggctcagcaccctcccacTGCCTTTATTCATCCTCAGGAGCTGCCTTTTCCCCACCACGCAGGCTCCTTACCTGTGCTGTTCCTGGGGGGGCCCCGGGCCAGCCCGTCACCCAGAGGGACCTGCAAGCCCCCCATGAGGCCATCCATGTGCTCGGAGGGGCTGTGGCCCGGCTGCTTCAGCAGGTCTGTCAGCGTCCTGGGGAGGGAGTGAAGAGCCATTAGGGTGATGCCCTGCTCCCCTGATCCCACCAATGTGCCCTAGCGCTGAACCACCCCCTCTATGGAGACAgagctgggcagcctggggctaGGAAATGTTCACTGGGATCAAGGAACGCATCTCGGCTCCCAACCCAGCTTTTCTGTGGGAGCTGGTGAGCACACACAtccacacccacacccacacccactgTGAATTAGGGTCTGTCTGGGGCTTAGCTCGAGAGTGGCAAGGGTGATACATGGCTTGGAGTGGGCTGCAAGGATATAACCAACTGAGCTTGAGGAACCTGAACTGAGGGCAGCTGGAACAACACCTTAAGGATGCTCCTGTGGAACAAGAGCTAGGTGGAGTGCCTTCAAAGCAGAGAAGACCCTAAGGAAGGGATCAGAGAGGCTGCTTGTGCCTCTTCAGGGAGGAGGATGAACTCACAATGGCCCCTGGTGCACGCGCTGTCCCTGCATGACGCCTTCCTTATAAGTAACAGCATTAAACATTAAACACTATTACATAAGATAAAGCCCTATTCTGTTTAACATTCAGGGGTGGAGTTGCTGCAGTCCCACCGCGGCGCATTGGCAGTGCCAGAGTAGGGCACActggcagtgccagagcaggacATGGCCACGTGGCATTGCAGCCTTTGGCAACAAGTCCTAGGGCAGAATGGGATGCTCCTGCTGACTTGAAACTTCAGGAGGAGGACCCATAGAAAGGGTTTCTGTTGGAAGGGACTGTAAAGATCTAGTTCaaagcagggacaccttccactagaccaggttgctcaaagccccacctGAGACCCAACATTTCCTTGAGGAGACTTACCCTAAGTGACTACAAAGACTCAAGGGTGTCCACTGAGGGCTTTTTTTGGCTCCCTAATCCCCAGCTCACTGTCAGCATGCCTTGCGCCTCGAAGGCTCCGTCTGTCTCATCAACACACACCAGGAGATGCAGCAGGAGCTCACGGTTAGCAAGTGACTGGACAATAAACCAGCAGATTAAAATGCAAattggagaggaaaggaggaataaTCCTGACTTGGTGGACATGTCAGCTCATGGCTCCAAAGCACTCAAAAGCCCAGAGAATCTCGTATGGGGAATTGCCAGGGAAGGCAGTGAGAACAACAAGGAAAGCGATGCACTATGCCCACGGATTTGGGTGCTTGGGGACCCCAAGGGCTGTTCCTGGAACATCTTTCCTCTTGGTTTTACCCAGTCAGCATCACAGGGCAATGGTAAGAGCACAGTTACAAGGGAGGGTCACTTGCCCTTTGATTTCATTCCACATGGTGTTTGGGAAGTTTTGGGTAACAACTCACCTGGGATACTCACTATCCAAA from Heliangelus exortis chromosome 1, bHelExo1.hap1, whole genome shotgun sequence harbors:
- the SHISA8 gene encoding protein shisa-8 yields the protein MAPRSRGRMEPSYVVGICCLVLLEPVRVWSGEPITGGPGENGNGSQAPAAAETAAPTPTGAAPAGGDRCRGYYDVMGQWDPPFNCNAGIYQYCCGTCGYRFCCQFKPRRLDQSGCTNYDTPNWVNTGQPPTRVDETPENPTRDKTNMIVYIICGVVAIMVLVGIFTKLGLEKAQGPQTEMTVSRTLTDLLKQPGHSPSEHMDGLMGGLQVPLGDGLARGPPRNSTDKPPLNNAVTIAPGLGRPHSHSKRPPVATSLTLPTPYATYATLKAGENTPEDFYRRFGGPDVSPASTLPFPATETSALAEGCSLPKAKGPKLPGGPLFPGGWEGGGPRGPRRPGLRPEGLPEAFGTAPPLYGQPSRHLATNSKTEVTV